A stretch of the Oenococcus sp. UCMA 16435 genome encodes the following:
- a CDS encoding homoserine kinase, which yields MPEIIVPATSANMGPGFDSLGLAVNLYLKVRIGKQSDQWTVHHPFGKRVPTDEKNMIVLSALTVDANIQPHEIFVKTEVPLARGLGSSSSAIIAGLMLGNELSESVHLTRQQILDRAVKIEGHPDNVSPAIFGGIVVGGPDPQTSGNFLIYQIDTPSDYVPIAVIPKRELATSESRDVLPVNLNRKQAVRNNAESSLLLAALFKHDWDNVVKLLESDQFHEIYRAKLVPELEIVRNLCHSLGIFGSYLSGAGTTVMLLVKKDQTDSLLDQLNKSEKLQDCQIKLLEFDLSGARISE from the coding sequence ATGCCTGAAATAATCGTTCCAGCCACTAGCGCCAACATGGGCCCAGGTTTTGATTCACTAGGCCTGGCAGTTAATTTGTACTTAAAAGTCAGGATTGGCAAGCAAAGCGATCAATGGACAGTCCATCATCCTTTTGGCAAAAGAGTTCCAACTGATGAAAAAAATATGATAGTTCTATCAGCCCTAACGGTTGACGCAAATATTCAGCCACATGAAATCTTTGTTAAAACCGAAGTCCCGCTGGCTCGTGGTTTGGGTTCTTCATCTTCGGCAATTATTGCGGGCTTAATGCTGGGGAACGAATTATCTGAATCTGTCCATCTAACTCGACAACAGATTCTTGATCGAGCGGTAAAAATAGAAGGACATCCGGACAACGTTTCACCAGCAATCTTTGGTGGAATCGTCGTTGGCGGTCCCGACCCACAGACAAGCGGGAATTTTTTAATTTATCAAATCGATACGCCCAGTGATTATGTGCCAATCGCCGTCATACCTAAGCGCGAATTAGCTACCAGCGAATCACGAGATGTTTTGCCGGTTAATTTGAATAGAAAACAAGCAGTCAGAAATAACGCCGAAAGCAGCCTTTTGTTAGCAGCCCTTTTTAAGCATGACTGGGATAATGTAGTCAAGCTCTTAGAATCCGATCAATTTCATGAAATATATCGAGCAAAATTAGTTCCGGAACTAGAAATCGTTCGAAATCTTTGCCACTCGCTGGGAATCTTTGGCAGCTATTTGTCCGGTGCCGGAACAACAGTCATGCTGCTCGTAAAAAAAGATCAAACAGATTCTCTGCTTGATCAGTTGAATAAATCGGAAAAACTTCAGGACTGCCAAATTAAATTACTAGAATTCGATTTAAGCGGTGCAAGAATCTCTGAATAA
- the rsmA gene encoding 16S rRNA (adenine(1518)-N(6)/adenine(1519)-N(6))-dimethyltransferase RsmA, with amino-acid sequence MNNIPAIGSPIRTQAILNEYNLHASKRLGQNFLIDLNVLQGIVQGATIGPDDTVIEIGPGIGSLTEQLAKNAKQVIAYEIDKKLIPILSETLRPYKNVEVVNQDILKADFSTFAKDQSLKIVANLPYYITTPILFYLLNSSLNFRSITVMMQKEVAARLQANVGSKDYGELSLAIQYRVNVEIILPVSRKAFMPSPNVDSAVVQLTPKENFQVFPHEKELFKIIKASFAHRRKSLVNNLLYYFGKSDENRTKIERSISASGFDLNIRGERLTLENYEQLVNNLSKNTIFSKK; translated from the coding sequence TTGAATAATATCCCAGCTATTGGCAGTCCGATAAGAACGCAAGCAATTTTAAATGAGTATAACCTGCATGCCAGCAAACGTCTTGGACAAAATTTTTTGATCGATTTAAATGTTTTGCAAGGAATTGTCCAAGGGGCCACAATCGGTCCAGACGATACGGTTATTGAAATCGGTCCCGGAATCGGTTCGCTTACCGAACAATTGGCGAAAAATGCCAAACAAGTGATTGCTTATGAAATTGATAAAAAATTAATCCCAATATTGTCGGAAACTTTACGGCCTTATAAAAATGTCGAAGTTGTTAACCAGGATATTTTAAAAGCCGATTTTTCAACTTTCGCAAAAGACCAATCTCTGAAAATCGTTGCAAATTTGCCTTACTACATTACCACGCCGATTCTTTTTTATTTGCTTAATAGTTCATTGAATTTTCGATCGATTACCGTGATGATGCAAAAAGAAGTTGCGGCTCGTTTGCAGGCTAACGTTGGCAGTAAGGATTATGGAGAACTGAGTTTGGCGATTCAGTATCGTGTTAATGTTGAAATAATTCTTCCGGTGTCGCGAAAAGCTTTTATGCCGTCACCAAATGTTGATTCGGCGGTTGTTCAATTGACTCCGAAAGAAAACTTTCAGGTTTTTCCGCATGAAAAGGAACTTTTTAAAATTATCAAAGCTTCTTTTGCCCATCGAAGAAAATCACTTGTTAATAATTTACTTTATTATTTTGGAAAAAGCGATGAAAATCGGACAAAAATCGAACGTTCGATTTCTGCAAGCGGTTTTGATTTAAATATCCGAGGCGAACGTTTAACTTTGGAAAATTACGAACAATTAGTTAATAATTTGTCTAAAAATACGATTTTTTCTAAAAAATAG
- the rnmV gene encoding ribonuclease M5, translated as MAEELMKTIFIVEGKNDTARLRLTFGDSIQTIETGGSKIRSSVLDLIEESAKDHDLILLTDPDFQGERIRKIVLERVPNIKQLFLNKSDGKPNHKGSLGVEHADPEFLKKLLGKYVKEFSPNSEIKRSDLAAFGLIDQSGSAILRNKLSDQLHLGDTNGKQFLKRLQMFGITKKELKEAIKNLE; from the coding sequence ATGGCCGAAGAATTGATGAAGACAATTTTTATCGTTGAAGGGAAAAACGATACAGCCCGTCTGCGACTTACTTTTGGAGATTCAATTCAAACAATTGAAACTGGCGGTTCGAAAATCAGGTCCTCTGTTTTGGACCTGATTGAAGAAAGCGCCAAAGATCATGACCTGATTTTATTAACTGATCCGGATTTTCAAGGAGAAAGGATCAGGAAAATTGTTTTGGAACGGGTTCCCAATATTAAACAGCTTTTTCTTAATAAAAGCGATGGTAAACCAAACCACAAAGGATCTTTGGGTGTTGAGCACGCTGATCCGGAATTTTTGAAAAAACTACTTGGAAAATATGTCAAAGAATTTTCTCCTAACTCAGAAATCAAGCGCTCCGATTTGGCTGCTTTTGGTTTGATCGATCAGTCCGGTTCGGCGATTCTAAGAAATAAATTGTCTGATCAATTACACTTAGGAGATACAAATGGCAAACAGTTTCTTAAGCGGCTGCAAATGTTTGGCATAACAAAAAAAGAATTGAAAGAAGCGATTAAAAACCTTGAATAA